The Paenibacillus amylolyticus genome contains the following window.
TGGAACGCCTCAATGCCATCTTGGTCTTTAGTGCTGTAAAAAACAGTCCTAAGGTCGGAGCATGCAAAAGGGGCATGTTTTCCAATGCCGAAGGAACCTCCAGACTTGGAATCTTTGTTTGATGAGCCAACAGACTTGATTAAATTATGCCATCCTCCTTGATGGCCTTGATCTGCTCCTGTTAGTCCCGTTGTATTGTAGTCACTTATTTTCAAGAATTTGATCGTTTCAGACTGCATAACGTTTAGTGCCTGCTCAAAAAAGCTGACTGTTTTCGCATTCTCATTCCAGTAATCCATACTTTGATTCAGAACATTAATGAACATGTCTTTTCTTGGAAAGACCGAAGCAGGAAGTTCTTTAATTTCAAACTCTACTCTAACAGGTTCAATACTCCCAGAATCTCTAGCATCACAAGAATTCTGGTTAATCTCTCGGGCGAGTGAATCCCACGGGTTCCCCTTAAATGTTTCTATTCCGGCATCGTTTAACCCGGTAACTTGTCCGTAGTTGTTAGGTGGGAAATTCCAATTTATCATCGTCTAGCTCCCTGCTCAGTTAAGTTTCTTCTACATTCTGCTGCTAACATCTGCACCAAGTCTACTGTGACTGCGTTGCCAACCTGCTTGTATTGCTTACCTTTAGGCATACCTTTCGGAAAAGAAAAAAGGAATCTTGAAATCCTTGCAGCCGAGCACATTCAATAGGTGATAGCTTCCTTATTCCCCAATCATCCTTGATAACCGGCACGTTGTGCCCACCTTCCCCCATATTTGCAGTCAGAGTAAAAGTAGCAGCACTCTTATTTTCACGTACATATGCACGCCTCAGAAGATAAACTGAATCCTCATTTCCTTCAGCTATTTTCTCGGCAAACATCCTACCATACTTACTATTCTCGTCAAAATAATATTCTTCGTCTGCTTTTTGCTGAATATCTAGATATGATCTTACATCGTTCATTTCTTCTAAAGGACCAGGGAACTTAAATGTATTCATTTTAAAATGGTCCTGCGAAAAAGCTACCATATATAGACGTTCCCTATTTTGTGGGATATCTGTATGTTCCTTAGTATTTAGGACTACTGCGTTACTACGTTGGGTTATCAAGTTACCTTTTTGATCTAGAGGAACTCTGAACCAATACCCAGCTCTTTTGAGTTCTTCTTCAATTGTATTAATAGTATTTTTATCATCATGGTAAATTAAATTTTTCACATTTTCTAATACAATAATTTTAGGTTTCCGTTCACCAAACTCTTTTACTAAACGAATAATTTCAAAGAACAACTGTCCTCGTGGATCCTTAAAACCAAGTTTATTACCAGCAAGGGAAAAAGACTGACACGGAAAGCCCGCAGTTAGAACATCTACCGGCTCCAGCTCATCAGCTTGTACCGAAAGTTCTTCTACGGATTTCTCAATCAGTCTAGTTTCCGGGTAATTATGCCGATATGTCTGAGATGCATAGCTGTCCAACTCATTTGCCCACACAACATTAAAGCCTTCATTCTTGAACGATCGGCAGAATCCACCAATCCCTGCAAAGAGACTACCTACCGTATATTGATTTTGCATAATCGAATTCAAAGATTCCCACTCCAAAATTAAATTTCGTTCATTAATAAAGATATATTTAATAATAGATGAGTTTTAGAGAAAATGTAAGACATCTACATATTGAATGGCAATGTTAAAACGGAAATCTTTAAAGTGTGTGAGGTGTTTAATCAAATCATTAAATAATTTTAGGTTTGTTCATTAGAGAAACAGAAGAACTAGGCTATAAAATCTGAGTACATGGTATAGTCAGATCGGATTTTGAGTTTAAAGAGTTGTAACTGTATTGGAAATTCGCATCGTTTGCGGTTCCCAACCTATATCTGCTTCATGCCAAGGGTGTTAACTACACTTACCTGTTCAAATAGCTCAAGTTACTTCTTTTATTAAATTTGTAATATTGTTTCATTCTTAATTCACAACGTACTACGCCGTATTTCATAGAAATACTGAACGGCCGAATGCTTTAATTTGACCTGCTCGGACATGTTCAGAATTCGCTTCTTGCCAACTCGTCTGTCCATTAAAGCCAGAATATTAAACAGGATATCCTTGCTCTCCAGATTATCCTCTATAGAAGTAGATAAATATGTGGTAGCCGCAACGGTAAAATTCGATTTGCTGAGTGCAGTCTGTGCCGCCAAAAGCTCTTTGGCATGGACGGATATTTTTCTGCTTCTTGCCATGACTTGCAATCGATCCTCGGGAATATTACCTTTGGACTCTTGCCGGATCGCTTCAATCTCTTCATCACTCACAGGAATGACAAGGTTAGGATCGTTCTTGATCTCCTGCTCTGTCTGATACCACCGGACAGGGGTGGTCGTATCACTCATATTCAGGATGTTCTTTTTATCGACGGTAATGTAACAATTTCCTGATTTATCAGGTGAATAGCGATAGCTGGTGGCACGGTACTCCACCCGTCCAACTAATGTAGGACTGAGAAAACTCTCCAGTTGTTGTTTCAATTTGCTCCAGGACATAGATCCTCCTATTTTCAGAAACCTGCCGCTTGCATTGCGGCGATCATTTTAACTTTTTGAATGAATCTTCTAAATCAACATTCACCTAAATTATATCACAGCCAAGCGAAGCGAAGTCTCATATTGATTGTGATGCAAGGCCAATTACTTTGTGCATCACATCGGAAGTTTAAAATCCAGTTGCAAGGGGCAGATATTAATGCACGTGACCAATATCAACGCACGCCTCTACATGCCCATGCCTCACACTGGTCAGGAAATGTCCCCTTGTTTCTTGAACTAGGAGCGGCTCTGGACGCTATTGCAGGAATCGTGTCCGTTGGTGCACCAGAAGTAAAACACCTAAAAAGAAGCGGAATAGCTCCCGCTTCTTTTCTTTATTATCGCCCTATACATATCTACTAATCTTTCCTGACTAACTGCGCGTAATATTCGACATGGCTTGAGAGCCTATTGCGAATGAAGTTGTTAATAGATCGGGATATCACAAAAGCTTTATGCGTCGTCCGTTCTTTCGCCGAACTCGGAAACTTAAACCCCACGTTCCTCCGCCTCATCTTGAGCCTTATTTCCAAATTCAAGGAGCAGCGTGCGAACTTCATTGGTCGACTTGGCGTTCATTAAGCTGTTTCTGAGTTCACTTGCCCCTCGAAATCCGCGGACATAGACTTTGAAGAAGCGGGCAAGTGCACTGAACGAACGGGACACCTGTCCTGAATATTGATCATGAAGATCCAGATGCAGTCTTAACAGATCAAGCAATTCCTCACTGGTGTGTTCCTTCGGCTCCTTCTCAAAAGCAAACGGATTCTGGAAAATACCGCGTCCAATCATAATGCCATCCACACCATATTGCTCCGCGAGTCTCAGGCCTGTCTCACGGTCAGGAATATCCCCGTTAATGGTCAGCAGTGTATTCGGCGCGATCTCATCCCGCAGTTTCTTAATCTCCGGAATCAGTTCCCAGTGAGCGTCTACCTTGCTCATTTCTTCTCTTGTCCGCAAGTGAATGGACAGATTCACAATGTCCTGTTGCAAAATATGAGTTAACCAGTCGCGCCATTCGTCGACCTCCGTAAATCCGAGACGCGTTTTTACACTAACCGGCAGTCCCCCGGCTTTCGCCGCCTGAATAATCTCCGCCGCAAGGGCTGGCCGGCAGATCAAGCCGCTTCCTTTTCCATTCTCAGCCACATTCGCTACAGGACAGCCCATGTTAATATCGATGCCTTTAAAACCTTCCTTTGCCATACCGATACTCATCTCACGAAAGAATTCCGGTTTATCTCCCCAGATATGAGCCACCATCGGCTGTTCATCCGCTGTAAATGTCAAACGCCCGCGCACACTCTTGTGCCCCTCCGGGTGACGATAACTCTCTGTGTTTGCAAACTCGGTAAAAAACACATCCGGTCTGCCCGCTTCACTTACGACATGCCGAAACACAACGTCCGTGACATCTTCCATCGGTGCCAGTATAAAAAATGGTCGTGGCAATTCACGCCAAAAGTTTTCTTGTGTCATCTCCAAAACTCCTCTATACATTCCAGGACAGTCTTTATCCTCATTAATAGTAAATTGATCTGCAAGCTACATCGTGCAAATAACATCATTATATATCAGACACGTACCACTGAGTATATCACAACCTCTGAGGATCATCTCAACCCAATTAATTCACATCATAAGAAGCAGACTCGTTACGTTTTGAGAATACAGACGACCTAGGTCCGATCCTTCAGAATTGCAAACTGTACGTTCTTAAAAAAAGCGGAAACACAGGCTTACGAAGCCCATGTCCCGCTTTATGATAATTATGCCGTATAACCATTATTGCCACTTGGCCATTAGATCAGATCTGACTTCTGCAGCAATCTCTGCATGATTGTCGCAATCTCGGCACGTGTGATCTTACCTTTTGGTGCCAATAAAGACTGGCTGCGACCCTGTACAAGACCGTACTTCACGCTGTCCGCTGCACTGCTGCGTGCCCATGAGGATACAGTAGTCTCATCTTGGAACATCTGGAGCGTGGCATCTAAAGACTCTGCGTTCAGGCTATCTTTTAATCCGGTAATCGTCATCGCTTTCGCCAATATAACCATCGCTTGTTCTCTTGTAATCGTTTCATTAGGATGGAAAGTCCCATCTTCGAAGCCGTTAATCAGCTCATAAGCATGTGCTGTACGGATAGCACCATTGTACCAATCCTCGGTCTTCACATCCGAAAATGGAGTTTCCCCATTCTCCGGACGAAGTCCCAGACCACGAACAACGATGGCAGCGAACTCTGCACGGGTCACGGCTCGATCAGGATTGAAGGTGCCATTGCCAACACCTTCCACAATCATGCGAGATCCCATATCATTCACAGCATCTTTAGCCCAATGATTCGTTACGTCTGCAAATTGTAGCGGATGCCATACCACTGCATATGTGCTGTTGGTCAAACTGTTAATCTGAGCTTCGTATCTTCCATTGTTCTGACGTACTTTGGTCGGTACATGGCGAACCGTTCCGTCCGGCTCCACGACAACGCCGGTTGTAATCTTGTTAGGATCTACGTCGTCTGGAATAGCTATCGTTCTTTCGACGTAGGCATCGAAATTTTTGACTTCGATTATGTTATCTCCATGAACAGCATTCACCGTAAAGTTTAGAGGCTGGGCAACCAGTGTTAACTCCCCTTGTGCTGCTGCACGCTCTACCATCTCGGATTCAACTGATGTTGGAGACGCAATTTCAATCCTCACCTTGATCTCCTGCAAATCTGTGGACCCTTCCATTTGAGCAGCAATCTCCCCAATACGAATCTGCCCTGCAGGAACAGTATATGAAGCCTGCTCTGTTTTGAATTCCAGAACAGCTTGATACTCTTCCATCGTTTTAATCATCTCGCCTGTAAGCTCACCCAAAAAGACGTCGTACGTTTGATTAATGGGAATGGTGACAACCGCATGTTGTCCTTCCGCTGCCAATCTGTCATTCAGCTTCTGCTGATCGACGACAATTGTCAATGCGGTTTGTTGGTCACGCCGGGATATGCTTGCTTGTCCGGCATTCTCCACTTTCCCATTAACCAGAATATTGACGCCTGTAGTTGGTGGTGTGACAGGTGTTATTCCTGGGGTTGATGGAACCTGTGTTACAGGCGGATTGGTTGACGGAGCAGAGGCCGCTGCAGGCACAACTGCATTGGACCTGGCCGAATCTGCACTTTTGCCTGCGCCGTTAATGGCTTTCACCGTAAACGTATAGCTTGTTCCGTTACTCAATCCCGGTACTGTTATTGGACTGGCAGTACCTGTAATGATCATATTCCCGGGCGATACAGTCACTTCGTATCCTGTAATTGGACTTCCACCATTCTGAACTGGCGCTGCAAATCTCACAATGGCTTGTCCGTTGCCCGAAGTCGCTGTCACATCTGTTGGCGATCCCGGAACGCTTGATGGAATAACACTTACTTGATTGGAGGCTTCACTAAGCCCTCCCTTATTCTCTGCTTTTACAACAAAGTAATAAGTCTTGCCATTAACCAGCTCAGGAATGGTATAAGGTGATGATGCCTCGGCTGTGATTTCAACCCTATGATCCGGATCATCATCTGTTGCCATGTAAATTCGGTACTCTACATCGGGTTCCGTTTCCCATTTTAACGTGGTATGACCATCCCCAGGTTCAGCTGTCAGATTCCGAGGATTGGCTG
Protein-coding sequences here:
- a CDS encoding tRNA-dihydrouridine synthase; the protein is MTQENFWRELPRPFFILAPMEDVTDVVFRHVVSEAGRPDVFFTEFANTESYRHPEGHKSVRGRLTFTADEQPMVAHIWGDKPEFFREMSIGMAKEGFKGIDINMGCPVANVAENGKGSGLICRPALAAEIIQAAKAGGLPVSVKTRLGFTEVDEWRDWLTHILQQDIVNLSIHLRTREEMSKVDAHWELIPEIKKLRDEIAPNTLLTINGDIPDRETGLRLAEQYGVDGIMIGRGIFQNPFAFEKEPKEHTSEELLDLLRLHLDLHDQYSGQVSRSFSALARFFKVYVRGFRGASELRNSLMNAKSTNEVRTLLLEFGNKAQDEAEERGV
- the dcm gene encoding DNA (cytosine-5-)-methyltransferase → MNSIMQNQYTVGSLFAGIGGFCRSFKNEGFNVVWANELDSYASQTYRHNYPETRLIEKSVEELSVQADELEPVDVLTAGFPCQSFSLAGNKLGFKDPRGQLFFEIIRLVKEFGERKPKIIVLENVKNLIYHDDKNTINTIEEELKRAGYWFRVPLDQKGNLITQRSNAVVLNTKEHTDIPQNRERLYMVAFSQDHFKMNTFKFPGPLEEMNDVRSYLDIQQKADEEYYFDENSKYGRMFAEKIAEGNEDSVYLLRRAYVRENKSAATFTLTANMGEGGHNVPVIKDDWGIRKLSPIECARLQGFQDSFFLFRKVCLKVSNTSRLATQSQ
- a CDS encoding S-layer homology domain-containing protein — encoded protein: MGGAPDTVSWHSSDLSNKVTVDAAGKVSVASDAEPGDYTITASSTYDTGKRESAVITVTYAPAVNSVSVSPDTDSLMQGESRQLVATVNAVGGAGATVTWASSDTDHKVEVSDTGFVTVAADAVPGNYTITATSTVDSSKVGTANITVTYAPAVNGVIVSPDPASIVQGDGTQLEAIVEAVGGASTEVTWSSSDLTGKVSVSDTGFVTAAVDAVPGDYTITATSIEDSSKTGRATVTVMYAPAIHNITVNPENVNVAQGESEQLIATVTAVGGADSSVMWASNDSSNKVTVSSTGKVSVASDAVPGDYVITATSAYDLTKVATATIKVTYAPAVNSVTVNPMTDSLMQGESRQLTATVDTVGGADVTVTWSSSDATNKVKVSDAGYVTVEADAEPGEYTIYATSTADISKKGSMVLTVTAAPTYTIAPIEDRTLEPLMLDYESGTQETNTVSIQHTGTGNLVHLSASLSGHDSDAFVITQPDTELIAGDQTEFTLHAKDGLPAGTYTATVTLTADLMVPVTFKVTQAVNLPNVPANPRNLTAEPGDGHTTLKWETEPDVEYRIYMATDDDPDHRVEITAEASSPYTIPELVNGKTYYFVVKAENKGGLSEASNQVSVIPSSVPGSPTDVTATSGNGQAIVRFAAPVQNGGSPITGYEVTVSPGNMIITGTASPITVPGLSNGTSYTFTVKAINGAGKSADSARSNAVVPAAASAPSTNPPVTQVPSTPGITPVTPPTTGVNILVNGKVENAGQASISRRDQQTALTIVVDQQKLNDRLAAEGQHAVVTIPINQTYDVFLGELTGEMIKTMEEYQAVLEFKTEQASYTVPAGQIRIGEIAAQMEGSTDLQEIKVRIEIASPTSVESEMVERAAAQGELTLVAQPLNFTVNAVHGDNIIEVKNFDAYVERTIAIPDDVDPNKITTGVVVEPDGTVRHVPTKVRQNNGRYEAQINSLTNSTYAVVWHPLQFADVTNHWAKDAVNDMGSRMIVEGVGNGTFNPDRAVTRAEFAAIVVRGLGLRPENGETPFSDVKTEDWYNGAIRTAHAYELINGFEDGTFHPNETITREQAMVILAKAMTITGLKDSLNAESLDATLQMFQDETTVSSWARSSAADSVKYGLVQGRSQSLLAPKGKITRAEIATIMQRLLQKSDLI